Below is a genomic region from Pseudomonadota bacterium.
GGACGCGTCCCAAACAACTGCTGCCCCTGGCTGCGGGCGGTGAGGTGTTGATACGCGCCGCCTTCAGGCGGGTGCTGCAGCTAACCGTGCCGGAGCGCGTACTGGTAGTCACGGCGCAGGCGCTCGCTGAGAGCGTAAGGACCCTGCTTCCCGAGCTTCCTGCGGCCAACCTCCTGACCGAGCCTTGCGCTCGCAATACGGCGCCGTGCGTGGCGTGGGCCAGCGCGCACGTGCATCGTTCGGACCCCGAGGCCCGTCTGGTTGTGGTGCCGGCGGACCAGTACGTCGAGGACGATGACGCGTGCGCGCAGGTCATGCGGACAGCTATCGCCGCGGCCGAAGGGGATCGGCTGATTACCGTCGGTCTCGAGCCCACTCGGGCGGAGACGGGCTACGGGTACATCGAGCTCGGCCGCCAAATCGCCGACAGCGTGTACCAAGCCCTGCGCTTCGTGGAGAAACCCGAGCGCGGGCAGGCCCAGCACTACCTGGAGTCGGGCCGATTCTTGTGGAACAGCGGGATGTTCTTCTTTGAAGCTGGCGCCGCGCTCGCCGAAATCCGAAGACAGCTGCCCGAGCTCACCGAACTGCTCGACGCCGTCAGCAAGGCAAGCCCAAAGCAAGCGCTCGAACGCGCCCGCAAAGCCTACTCAAGCCTGCCAAGCGTTTCTCTCGACCACGGCGTCATGGAGGGTGCGCGCAATGTGTTGGTCGTACGGGGCGAGTTCGGATGGGCCGATGTCGGCAGCTGGAACAGCGCCTGGCGACTCGCGCGCAAAGATGTGCTGGGCAACGCGACCACGGCAAAGACCGTGGCAGTGGACAGTCAAGACTGCTATGTGGAGGCAGCCCAGAGCAAAGTGGTGGCCCTGGTCGGCTTGAGCGGCGTCGTAGTGGTCGACACGCCGGATGCGTTGCTCGTGCTGCGTAAGGACCAGGCGCAGCGGGTGCGGCAACTCGTCGAGGCGCTCCGGAACCAGGGCGACGACGAGGTTCTGTGACGGTCGGTCCACCTCCACATCCTCATCGATCCCCCCTGCACAAGCGGGAGACGCGTATCACAAGACACAAGGAGCTGAACGTGAACCCACTTATCTTTCGCGAGTACGACATCCGCGGTGTGGCGGAGCGCGATCTTCCAGACGAAGTGGCACGGGACATCGGGCGAGCTTTCGGAACGCTGCTGAAGCGCAGGGGCGCACGCCATGTGGCTCTCGGACGCGATTGCAGGCTCAGCTCGGAGCGACTGCAGGCGGCGTTGTCGGAGGGTATCCGGCAGACGGGTCTGTGGATCGTCGACATCGGGCAGGTCGCCACGCCGCTCATGTACTTTACGGTCTTTCATCGGGATCTCGACGGTGGTGCCGTCGTTACCGGTAGCCACAACCCCCCGGAAGACAACGGGGTCAAACTCATGGCCGGCAAACAAACGCTGGCCGGACCGGAAATCCGCAAGCTGCGAGAAATGGTCGACAGGCAGGACTTCGACCTCGAGGCGGCGGGCGGCAGCGAAGAGTACGATCCGCTGCCGGCGTACTCAGGCTACATGCGCGGCAACATCCAGCTTCAGCGAAACGACGTCGCCTTCGCCATCGACGCAGGCAACGGCATGGGCGGTCCCGTGGCCCTCGCCGCCATGCACACCCTCGGTCTCAAGCCCGACCCGATGTACTGCGACGTGGACGGTGAGTTCCCGCACCACCATCCCGACCCCACTCAGCCCGAGAACATCGCGGACCTTGCCCAACGCGTGC
It encodes:
- a CDS encoding NTP transferase domain-containing protein, translated to MSNTYAVIMAGGSGTRFWPLSRRTRPKQLLPLAAGGEVLIRAAFRRVLQLTVPERVLVVTAQALAESVRTLLPELPAANLLTEPCARNTAPCVAWASAHVHRSDPEARLVVVPADQYVEDDDACAQVMRTAIAAAEGDRLITVGLEPTRAETGYGYIELGRQIADSVYQALRFVEKPERGQAQHYLESGRFLWNSGMFFFEAGAALAEIRRQLPELTELLDAVSKASPKQALERARKAYSSLPSVSLDHGVMEGARNVLVVRGEFGWADVGSWNSAWRLARKDVLGNATTAKTVAVDSQDCYVEAAQSKVVALVGLSGVVVVDTPDALLVLRKDQAQRVRQLVEALRNQGDDEVL